CCCAGATGAAGGACGCGGTCGGCCAGTCCGTCACCGTCCGGGTCGGCGGCCGCTCCGCCGACGGCCGGGACGCCGAGTTCTCCGCCTCCGGCAAGATCATCACCTTCCACGGCTTCCTCAAGGCCTACGTCGAGGGCGCCGACGACCCCAACGCCGAGCTCGACGACCGCGAGCGCCGGCTGCCGCGCGTCGCCGAGGGCGACCCGCTCGCCGCCGAGCGGCTCACCCCCGAGGGCCACGCCACCAAGCCCCCGGCGCGTTACACCGAGGCCTCGCTGGTCAAGGAGCTGGAGGACCGCGAGATCGGCCGCCCCTCCACCTACGCCTCGATCATCGACACGATCATCAACCGCAAGTACGTCTTCAAGAAGGGCACGGCGCTCGTCCCGTCCTTCCTCTCCTTCGCCGTGGTGAACCTGCTGGAGAAGCACTTCGGCCGGCTCGTCGACTACGACTTCACCGCCAAGATGGAGGACGACCTCGACCGGATCGCGGCCGGCCAGGCCGAGTCCGTGCCGTGGCTGAAGCGCTTCTACTTCGGCGAGGTCGCGGGCACCGCCGCGGGCAGCGCCGCCGAGGCCGGCAACGGCGACGGCGACCACCTCGGCGGCCTGAAGGAGCTCGTCACCGACCTCGGCGCGATCGACGCCCGGGAGATCAGCTCCTTCCCGCTGAGCGACGAGATCACCCTGCGGGTCGGCCGCTACGGCCCGTACGTCGAGAAGGCCGCCGCGGTCGAGGGCGAGCCGGGCCAGCGCGCCGACGTCCCCGACGACCTGCCGCCGGACGAGCTCACCGTCGAGCTCGCCGAGGAACTGCTCGCCAAGCCCAGCGGCGAGCGCGTGCTCGGCACCGACCCGGAGGGCGGCCACCCGCTCGTCGCCAAGGACGGCCGCTACGGCCCCTACGTCACCGAGGTGCTGCCCGAGGGCACCCCGAAGACCGGCAAGAACGCGGTCAAGCCGCGCACCGCCTCGCTCTTCAAGACGATGTCGCTGGACACCGTCACCCTCGAGGACGCGCTGCGGCTGCTCTCGCTGCCCCGCGTGGTCGGCACCGACCCCGAGGGCAACGAGATCACCGCGCAGAACGGCCGCTACGGCCCCTACCTCAAGCGCGGCACCGACTCCCGGTCGCTGACCGACGAGGACCAGCTGTTCACCATCACCCTGGACGAGGCGCTGGTCATCTACGCCCAGCCCAAGCTGCGCGGGCGCGCGGCCGCCGCCGCCCCCCTCAAGGAGCTCGGCACCGACCCGGTCAGCGAGCGCCCGGTGGTCGTCAAGGACGGTCGCTTCGGCCCGTACGTGACCGACGGCGAGACCAACGCGACGCTCCGCAAGGACGACGACGTCGAGACGATCACCCCGGAGCGCGGCTACGAGCTCCTCGCCGAGAAGCGCGCCCGCGGGCCGGTGAAGAAGACGGCCAAGAAGGCACCCGCCAAGAAGGTCGCGGCCAAGAAGACGACGGCGAAGAAGACCGCCGTCAGGAAGACGGCCGCCGCCAAGACCACGGCTGCCAAGACGACGGCCACGAAGACGGCCGCGAAGAAGACGGCCGCCAAGAAGGCCGCGGCTCCCGCCCCCGACGAGGACTGAGCCGGAACTCCGCCACGCGGGCCCGCACCTTCGGGTGCGGGCCCGCGCTACGTCACAACCGTGTCATGACCGGCTTCCGGAACCCCGTCCGCCCCTTGGGCCCTGGGGCCCGACCGCTACGCTGACGGTATGACGAGTGAGGAGCAGACCACCGGTCCCAGCCCTGCCCCGCCCGACCGTCCGGAGGTCTCGCCGGCCGGGACACCCGGTGAACGGGCCCGGGCGCTGCTCAGGCTCCGGCCCTACCGCCGACTGTGGACGGCCCAGCTCGTCGGCGGCACCGCGGACCGCCTCGCGCTGCTGGTCCTCGTCCCGCTGACGGTGGTCGCCGCGGCGCTCGGCGGCCAGTTCGGCGACGGGTACCGGGCATTCGCGCTCGCCGTCGCCGCCGTGTTCACCGCGCGGATGCTCGCCACCGTCCTTTTCGGCGCCGCCCTGCTCGGCCCGGTGCACACCCTGGTCGGCGAGAAGCTCGACCGTCGCTGGGTGCTCGTCGGGGCGGACGTGCTGCGCGCCGTGCTGATCGGCGTCGCCGCCTGGTGGTCGACCTGGATGCCCGGCACCGCCACCTGGCTGCTGCTCGGCACCGTGTTCCTCACCGGCGCCGCCGAGCGGGTCTGGGCGATCGCGAAGGCCGCCGCCGTCCCCGGCCTGCTGCCGCCCGCCGACCCGTACGCCCCCGCCGAGCGGCGCAAGCCCTCGCCCGCCTCGCTGGACGCCGTCCGCACCGTGGACGACCGGACCGGCTGGGGCACCGTGCCGCTCGCCGCGACCGCCCTGATCGTCTTCACCCTGCTCAATAACGTCCTCGCCGCGCTCGGCACGGACTGGCTGAGGGGCCATCAGGCGACCTCCGCCGCGGTCGGCGCCGCCCTGCTGTTCGCGGCCTCCGCCGTCCTGCTCTTCCTGCAGGAGCTGCCGGCCGGCCCCGGCGCCGCCCCGCACTCCCCGCTGCAGGGCCTGCGCGCCCCCGTCGACGTCACCCCCGGCAAGGCGCTCAGCAAGGGCCGCACCGGCTCCGCCCCGTACTTCACCTTCGCCGTCGCCGCCGCGTACGCCTCGATGGCGGGCGTCGCCTCGCTCGGCCTGCTGACCGCGCTGGAGCACCGGGCCGGCCCGATCGGCTACGGCCTGGTCGTCCTCGCCGCGGGCCTCGCCCCGGCCGTCGGCGTCCGGCTCACCCGGGCCACCCTGCCCGCGTTCTCCCGCCGCCGTCTGCTCACGCTCGCCCTCCTCGTCGAGGGCGTGGCGCTGATCCTGGCGGGCCTCGTGCTGGACTTCGTCCTCGTCCTGCTGCTCACCGTGCTGGCCGGCGTCGCCGCCGGGCTGACCGTGTCGGTCGGCCGCACCCTGCTCGCGCAGGAGGTCGAGGAGGCCCGGCTGCCCAAGGTCACCGAGCACCTCTACGCGGTGCTGCGGGCCGTGGTCGGCAGTGCGCTGATCGCCGTCCCGCTGATCGCCGCCGCGTACGGCGAGGTCACCCTCGGCCGGGTCGAGCCCGGCAGCTTCACCTTCATCCACGACGGCGCCGCACTCGCGGTCTCCACGGCCGGCCTGCTCACCCTGGTGCTGGCCGCGGTCGTGCTGCTGCGCACCGACGACCGCCGCGGGGTGACCCGGTTCAGCAAGGAGCTGTTCCAGGCCGTCCGCGGCGGCACCGAGCCGGCCCCGCACCGCACCACCGGCACCGGCTTCTTCATCGCGCTGGAGGGCGGCGACGGCGCCGGCAAGTCCACCCAGGCCCAGGCACTGGCCGAGTGGATCCGCGCCAAGGGCCACGAGGTGGTGCTCACCCGGGAGCCCGGCGGCAGCCCGGTCGGCCAGCGGCTGCGCGGCCTCGTCCTGGACGTCGGCAACACCGGCCTCTCGCACCGCGCCGAGGCGCTGATCTACGCCGCCGACCGTGCCGAGCACGTCGAGAACGTCATCCGGCCCGCTCTGGCCCGCGGCGCAGTGGTGATCACCGACCGCTACATGGACTCGTCCATCGCCTACCAGGGCGCCGGCCGCGACCTCGCCGCCACCGAGATCGCCCGGATCTCCCGCTGGGCCACCGGTGGGCTCGTCCCGGACCTCACCGTGGTGCTGGACGTCGACCCGGCCGCCGCCCGCGAGCGGTTCACCGAGGCGCTGGACCGGCTGGAGTCCGAGCCGACCGAGTTCCACGCCCGGGTCCGGGCCGGCTTCCTGGCACTGGCCGCCGCCGACCCCGCCCGGTACCTGATCGTCGACGCCGGCCAGCAGCCCGCCCAGGTGACCACCGCGATCCGCCACCGGCTCGACCGCGAGCTGCCGCTCTCCGACCAGGAGAAGGCCGCCCGCGTCGAGCAGGATCGCCTCGCCCGCGAGGCCGCCGAACGCCGGGCCGCCGAGGAGGCCCGCCTCAAGGCCGAGGCCGAGGAGGCCGAGCGGAAGCGGCAGGCGCTGCTGGAGGAGCTGCGCGCCGAGCAGGCCGAGAAGGAGCGACTCGCCAAGCTGGAGGCCGAGCGGGCCGCCGCCGAGGAGGCCCGCAAGGCCGCCGAGGCCGCCCGTCTCCGGGCCGAGGCGGAGGCGAAGGAACTCGCCGAGGCGGAGGCCCACCGCCGCGCCGCCGAGGAGGCCCGGCTGAAGGTCGAGGCCGCCGAGCGCGAGCGCCGGGAGGCGGAGGCCGCCGCCCAGGCCGAGATCCAGCGGCAGCGGGAGCTGCAGCGGGCCGAGCAGCGCCGCCGTGCGGAGGAAGCCCTGCAGCGCGCGGAGGAGGCCCGGCTGAAGGCCGAGACGGAGGCTGCCGCCGCGTCCGCCGCCGCATCCGCCGCCGTGACCGCGGAGCTGCCGCAGGTCGCGCCCGCCGGGGACGGCGAGACCACTCGTGAGATTCCGGAGCCGGAGCGCCGGGCTGCGGTGCGGGCGGCCGAGGAGAACGGGTCGGCCGACCTGACGGCCGTCCTGCCGACCGTCCCCGCCGTGGACGAGACGGCCGTGCTGCCCAAGGCGGAGCGGGCGGACTTCCGCAAGGCGCCGCAGGTCGACGAGACGGCCGTGCTGCCGAAGGCGGACGAGACCGCGGTGCTGCCCAAGGCGGAGCGGGCGGACTTCCGCAAGGCGCCGCTGCCCGACGAGACCGCGGTGCTGCCGAAGGCCGGTCCGGCGGGTGTCGACCCGGTGCCGCCCGGGCTGTGGCGGGAGGAGTCGTCCCCGGAGACCACCCGGGAGCTCACGCCGGTCGACCGGCCGCGCCCGTCCTGGGCCGAGGAGACGCCGATGGACGATCTCCCGAGCCTCACCGACAGCCTGCTGGGCTCGCGCGACCAGTGGTCCCAGTGGGAGCCCGACGAGGACGAGGACGGCGGCGAGGGCCCGGACCGCCGCGGCTGGGGCCGTAAGCGCCGCCGCGACTGAGCCGCCCCCGGCCGGGCGGCCGGGTAGCGACGGCAACGGACGGGCACCGTGGTCTGAAAGACTGCGGTGCCCGTTTCGACGTCCGCAGCCCCCTGAGGAAGCCCGTACCCGTGACCGTCGCCGCAGCCGCTCCGCCCGTCCGTGCCACCGAGGCCGCCGCACCGGGAGCGGCCCGCAGAGCCGGCACCGGTCGGCTGCAGGCACTGGACGGCCTGCGGTTCGTGGCCGTCCTGCTGGTCGTCTTCTACCACTACGTCGCGTTCGGCTCCGACTGGGGCCGTCCGCGTGCCGAGCTCTTCCCGCTGCTCCACCTGCCGGCCGCCTATGGCTGGATGGGCGTGCAGCTGTTCTTCCTGATCAGCGGCTTCGTGATCTGCCTGAGCTGCTGGGGCCGCCCGCTCGCCGACTTCCTGAGCTCGCGGGTGGTGCGGCTGTTCCCGGCGTACTGGTTCGCGGTGCTGCTCACCACGGCGGTGCTGGCCGCGGTTCCCGGTGGCAGCCGGCCGCGGGCGGCACGGGACGTGCTGACCAACCTGACGATGATGGAGTACCCGTTCGGGGCGCCCTACGTCGACGGCGTGTACTGGAGCCTGTGGGTCGAGGGCCGCTTCTACCTGATCTTCGCCGTGGTGGTGGCGCTCGGCCTCACCTACCGCCGGGTGCTCGCCTTCTGCCTGCTCTGGTCCGCGGCCGGGGTGCTCGCCGTGGCGGCGCCCGGCGAGCAGCTGCTGCAGGTGCTGGCGATGCCCGAGTACTGCTGGTTCTTCATCGGCGGCCTGGCCTTCTACCTGATCCGGCGGTTCGGCCCGGACCTGCTGCTCTGGCTGCTGGTCGGGTTCACCTTCCTGGCGGGCTGCCGGTCCGTGCTGCCCACCTACCGCTTCGTCGCCGCCCAGGCCGGCTACCCGGTGCCGGAGTGGGGTGTGGTGGCGCTGCTCGCCGTGTTCTACCTGCTGATGGCCGCCGTCGCACTGGACTGGTTCCGTGCCGTGCAGTGGCGCTGGTTGACCACCGCCGGCGCCGTCACCTACCCGCTGTACCTGCTGCACGAGTACATCGGCTGGGAGGTCATCGACACCGTCGGCACCAGGGTCGACCCCGGGCTGCTGATCGGCGCCCTGCTGGTCGCGATGATCGCCGCCTCGTGGCTGGTGCACCGCTTCGTGGAGCGGCCCGCCGCCCGCTGGCTGCGGCCCCGGCTGGCGGCCTCCTTCGCCAAGGTGCGCGGCGTGCCGATGCCGGCCCGGCGCCCCGTCGCCGGGTCGCACACCCCGGTGGAGGTGCCCGCCCGCACACCCGGGGACGGCCACGCCGGGCCCGCCGGGGACCGCGGGATCCCGGTGTCCCGCCACGGTGTCGGCGACGGGCGTTAGGCTCGGGGGACCCGGCGGGCAGGCGGCCGGGACGGACGGTGGGCAGGCAGGGAGTACGGCGTGAGCGTGTGGGACGACCTGGTCGGCCAGGACCGCGTGGTCGAGCAGCTGTCTGCGGCCGCCCGCGCGGCACGGGCCACCGTCGCCGCCGGACGGGCCGCCGGCACGAGTACCGCCGAGCCCGGCGGCAACGCCTCGATGATGACCCACGCCTGGCTGTTCACCGGCCCGCCCGGCGCCGGCCAGACCACCGCGGCCCGCGCCTTCGCGGCCGCCCTCCAGTGCACCAGCCCCGACCTCGAACTCGGCGGCACACCCGGCTGCGGTTTCTGCGACGGCTGCCACACCGTCCTCTCCGGCAGCCACGCCGACGTGAAGTACGTCCGCACCGACGGCCTCTCCATCGGCGTCGGCGACATGCGCGACCTGGTGCTGCGCGCCGCCAGCTACCCGACCGGCGGCCGCTGGTCGGTGATCCTCGTCGACGCCGCCCACCGGCTCACCGAGGCCGCCGCCAACGCCCTGCTCAAGGGCGTCGAGGAGCCCTCGCCGCGCACCGTCTGGCTGCTGTGCGCGCCCTCCGTCCAGGACGTACTGCCCACCATCCGCTCCCGCTGCCGGCTGCTGGTGCTGCGCACCCCGTCCGCCGAGGCGGTCGCCGACATGCTGGTCCGCCGGGACGGCGTCGACCCCGGCCCCGCCCACGCCGCCGCCCTCGCCGGCCAGGGTGACATCGACCGGTCCCGCCGGCTCGCCGTCGACGAGCAGGCCCGCGCCCGCCGGGCCGAGGTGCTGCGCATCCCGCTGGAGGTCGCCGACGTCGGAGGCTGCCTCGCCGCGGCGCAGCGCCTCGTCGACACCGCCAAGGCCGACGCCGAGGCCCTCGCCGAGACCCAGGACGCCAAGGAGACCGAGGACCTGCGGGCCGCGTACGGCGCCGCGGAGGGCAGCCGGGCCCCGCGGGGCATGGCCGGTGCGGTCAAGGAACTGGAGAAGCGGCAGAAGAGCCGCGCCACCCGCACCCGGCGGGAGACCCTCAACAGCGCCCTGCTCGACCTGCTCGGCTTCTACCGGGACGTCCTCGCCCTGCAGTTCGGCGCCGCCGGGCCGCTCGCCAACGAGGACCACCGGCCCGCCCTCGACCGGGTCGCCGCCGCCGGGCCGGCCGAGTCCACCCTCCGCAGGATCGAGGCCGTCCTCGCCTGCCGCGAGGCGCTCGACCGCAACGTCGACCCGCTGCTCGCCGTCGAGGCGATGACGCTCGCCCTCCGGGCCGGCTGACCCGCCCGCAGGGCCCTCCGCGTCGGCCGATTCGCGCGCCCGGCGTGCGGAGTTGACCCGGCGTCGGCCAGGTGTCGGAGCGGGCTTCCGGGTGACGGCATGTCACCTCGCTCGTTCGAGTGAACGTCGGACGGCGCCCGCCCGGCCCCCGCCGCCCCGCGCGGCCCGTTGTGCACCCTGTGGACGGTCGGTCCGAAAGCCGTGGTCCGGCGACCGTGCTCCCCCTGAGGTGGTGCGCCCCATGTCCCGTCCGCTCCTCGTCGTACCCCTGCTGGCCGCCGCCGCGGCCGGGCTCCGGTTCGGCCGCTCCACCCTCACCGGCTGGCGCGACCTCCGGGCCGCCCGCACCTACGGACTCACCGCCGAGCAGCGCCCGCTGCTGCTGCGCGCCGCTGCCGCCCTGGTCTGCCTGGTCGGTGCCGCGGTCCTGGCCGCCGCCGTCCTGCCCGGCCGCGCACCCGGCGGCTGGGGCCGAGCGCAGCACGTCCGGGCCGAGGCGGCGCCCACTCCGGCCCCCGCCGCTCCGACCCCTGCTGCTGCGGCGGCCGACCAGGGAGGGCCGGCCACGGCGCCGACCTCCGCAAGCACCCGGCCGCTGCCGCCCGAGGCCACCGCCTTCACCTCGATCGGGCACCCCGCCGAGGGCGAGCTGATGGAGGCCAAGGTCCCCGGGCCGGACGGCCGGCCCCGCACCGTCCGGGTCTGGCTCCCCGCCCAGTACCGCACCGACCAGCAGGCCCGCTTCCCGGTGATCGTCCTGCACTCCGGCACCCCCCGGAAGACCGCGGACACCGAGCTGCCCGACATCTTCGACGGCGTCGCCTCCGCGGTGAACCTCGGCCGCTCCCGGCCCTTCGTGGTGGTCGCCCCGGAGGCCCCGAGCGGCACCGAACACCCCTGCGATCTCGTCGCCGCCGCACCGCAGGCCGTCACCGACGACGCCGCGCTGCGCACCGCCGTGACCACCGCCTTCCGCACCCTGCCCGCCGGCCCCGGCGACTGGGGCGTGCTCGGCGTCGAGGCCGGCGCCCCCTGCGCGGCCGCCGCCGGGCTGGCCCGGCCCGACCTGTACGGTGCGGCCGCCGCGGTCTCCGGGCGCTACGACACCGACGCCCTCGCCGAAGCCGGTGCCGAGGCCCCCGCCGACACCGCCGGCCGGCTGCTGCTGGCCGCCGCCAAGGCCGACGGCGCGGGCGTCGGCGCCGCCCGCGCCCTGCAGACCGCACTGCACGGAGGCAAGGGCCCCGCCGCCAAGGCCGAGGTCAAGGTCTCCGACATCGTGCAGGACTACACCCACGAGCGGGAGCGCCTGCGGCTGGTCCGGGTCGCCGTGCAGTACCTCGCCGAGAGCCTCGCCCGGCCGAACTGAACCCCGCCCTGGCCGACCGCCCCGGGCGGTCGGCGGACCCCGGACCCGCCGGGGTGTCGGCACCGGGGCGCCCCGGGGAGCGACCGATACGCTGGGGACGGACCGGCGATCACACCGCCGACCCCGCGACCGGCCCGCGCACAGCACCGCCGTTCCGCGCCGCGCCGCGCCCGAGGGAGACCCACACCATGCGAGCCACCCGGCGGAACCGCCCCGCGACCGCCGTGCTGGCCGCCGCAGCCGCCTCGGCCCTGCTGCTGGCCGGCTGCACCTCCGGCGGCTCGCCGGCCGCCGGCCCGGGCGCCACCGGTACCCCCGGCGCCTCCGCGGGCGGCTCCCAGGCCGCGGCGAACGCCGCGCCGCTGCAGCCGCTGCCCGAACAGACCCCCGCCGCCCTCGCCCCGTACTACGCGCAGAAGCTCGACTGGAAGGCCTGCGACGGCGAGTTCGAGTGCGCGCAGTTCAAGGTCCCGCTCGACTACGCCCAGCCCGCCGGCGGGGACATCACCCTCGCCGCCGTCCGCAAGCCCGCCACCGGCGGCACCCGGCGGATCGGCTCCCTGCTGCTCAACCCCGGCGGCCCCGGCGGCTCCGCCGTCGACTACCTGGAGGCCGTCTCCCGCGGCTACGACCCGCAGATCCGCGCCGCCTACGACCTCGTCGGCCTCGACCCGCGCGGCGTCGGCCGCTCCGCGCCGGTCAGCTGCCTCTCCGGCGACCGGATGGACGCCTACGCCGCCACCGACATCACCCCCGACGACCAGGCCGAGACCGACGCCCTGATCGCCGCCGACAAGGAGTTCGCGGCCGCCTGCAAGGCCAAGTCCGGCGCCGTCCTCGGCCATGTCTCCACCGTCGAGGCCGCCCGCGACATGGACGTCCTGCGCGCCCTGGTCGGCGACGACAAACTGCACTACCTCGGCAAGAGCTACGGCACCTTCCTCGGCGCCACCTACGCCGGCCTCTTCCCGAGCCGGGTCGGCCGGATGGTCCTCGACGGCGCCATGGACCCGTCCCTCGACTCCAGGGCCGGCAACCGCACCCAGGCCGGCGGCTTCGAGACCGCCTGGGCCGCCTTCGCCAAGGACTGCGCCAAGCGCGAGGACTGCCCTCTCGGCCGCACCGAGCAGGAGATCGGCGAACGGCTCACCGCGCTCTTCCGGCAGATCGACGCCAAGCCGCTGCCCACCGACTCCGCCCGCCCGCTCACCGAGGCCCAGGCCACCACCGGCGTCATCGAGGCGATGTACGCCGAGTTCCTCTGGCCCCAGCTGCGCACCGCGCTCGCGGACGCGGTGGCCGGCGACGGCACCGCACTGCTCGCGCTCTCCGACGAGTACTACGAGCGCGCCGAGGACGGCAGCTACCCCAACCTGATGGCCGCCAACATGGCCGTCAACTGCCTCGACCTGCCCGCACCGTTCACCGGCCCCGAGGAGGCCCGCGCCGCCGAGGCGGACTTCGCCGCGGCCTCCCCGCACTTCGGCCGGGACATGGCCTGGATGGCGCTCTCCTGCGCCTACTGGCCGGACCGCCCCACCGGGCAGCCGCACACCGTCCGGGCCGTCGGCGCGGCACCGATCGTCGTCGTCGGCACCACCCGCGACCCGGCCACCCCGTACGCCTGGGCGCAGTCGCTGGCCGGCCAGCTGGAGTCCGGCCGGCTGATCACCTACGACGGCGACGGCCACACCGCCTACGGGCGGCGCAACACCTGCGTGGACGGCGCGGTCAACCGCTACCTGCTGGGCGGCGAGGCGCCGGCGCAAGGGACACGCTGCGCCAAGTAGCGCCCGGTCCGGTCCCGGTGTCCATCAGGTAAGACCCGTACCTCGCCGACGGTCCTGGCGGATAACATGGTGCGCCCCCGCGTGTCCCGCCGTCCCGACAGGAGCGTCCCCGTGCTCGGAGTCAACGACCTGGCGACGTACGTCCTCGGCGCCCTGGTCATCGTCCTGCTGCCCGGCCCGAACTCGCTGTACGTCCTGTCCGTCGCCGCCCGCAAGGGCGTCCGCACCGGCTACCGGGCCGCCGCGGGCGTCTTCATCGGCGACTTCACCCTGATCAGCCTCACCGCCCTCGGCGCCTCCTCGCTGCTGGAGGCCAACCCGGCGGTCTTCGCCGTCGTGAAGTTCGGCGGCGCGGCCTACCTGCTGTGGATCGGCATCGGCATGGTCCGGGCCGCCCGCCAGCTCTGGCGCGAGCGGCGGGCCGCAGCCCACGCGATCGACGCGGTGGAGACCGCCGAGGCACTGCCGGAGAACAGCGAGAACCCGTTCCGCCGGGCGCTGGTGATCAGCCTGCTCAACCCGAAGGCCATCCTCTTCCTGCTCTCCTTCTTCACCCAGTTCGTCGACCCGTCCTACGGCATGCCGGCGCTCTCCTTCGGCCTGCTCGGCGGCATCCTGCAGACCTTCAGCGTCCTCTACCTGTCCCTGCTGATCTTCGCCGGCACCAGCCTCGCGACCGCCTTCCGCCGCCGCAAGCGCCTCTCCGCGGGCCTCACCAGCGGCGTCGCCCTGCTCTTCGCCGGCTTCGCCGCCAAGCTCGCCGTCTCCTCCGCCTGAGCTCCGCAGCCCCCGCGCCCCGGCCGCGGTGCGGACCACCTCCGGAAACTGTGTAGACTGGCCCGCGTTGCCGATGCGATCCTCGACCAGTCGGGGAGCCCCGGCAGCGGCGCCGCCTTAGCTCAGTTGGCCAGAGCAACGCACTCGTAATGCGTAGGTCGCGGGTTCGAATCCCGCAGGCGGCTCCACCCAAGTGGCCCGGTCAGATACGTCCTGACCGGGCCACTTCGTCTGTCACCAGCTCGAAGGCCTCCCTGCTGGCCCGGACGCTGGTCTCAGTTCTGGTCTCAGTTCGAGCAGCTACAGCTCATGCACGGGGCAGACGTCCAGGTTGAGGCGTCGTCCTCTGAGCTGGGTGACGAGCGCCTGCGACGGCGCCCAGTCGGCGTTGAGCTGCCGTCCGAGTGTGATGCCCACCACGGAGCGCGCACCGCCCTGCTTGAGCGCATACGCCGCGCTCGCCATAGTCCCACCGGACGTGAACGTGTCATCAAAGAGCAGGATCCGCTTACCCGTTACCTCTCTGCCGGGGGTTACGACGAAGAGGTCTCGAGCGATCTCCTTGCGGCGCGTGTGCGCGCCGTTGGAAGCAGTTTTGGTTAGCACGCCTGTATCCCACTGCTCGTAGAAAGCCGGCGCGACCTTCAGTAGCGAGTCGAGGTGGTCATCACCGCTGCGTGTCTCCGTGTGCGAGGGCACGGTCGTAAGAATCTCGAAGGGGCCGCCATAACGGTCTTCAAGGCAGCTGCGATGCCCGTCGAGGAACTTCCATAAAAGGCACACGAGGGGAGCTGCAAGCCAGCTGGCCGACTGCTCGTTCTTCGCTTTGTAGATCATCCCCTCTAGCCCCGCGTTGAGGGAGTAGCAGATGGGAACTAGCCCATCGAGGTAGACCCCGTAGCTTCGGCACTCATAGCACCGCTGGTAGTGAATCCCAAGAGCGTCGGTCTTGGTCGGTTGGCGGCACAAGGCGCAGATGCCCTCGTCTGTTGGGAGCGCCTGAGGCGTGACATCCTGCACCTTGAGCCATTCCAGCCAGTCATCGACATACCATTTCGAACGATCGTTCGGACGCGTGAACTGCTTGTATGCCAACCCAGCCCCCTAGGCTCTGCCGTGGTGCCCCCGCGGCGGCATCATACGTCGAAAGACAGCTGTCCGGGCTGGTTTTCAGTCTTATCGCGAACTGGCTGTTCGATGATGCCGATAGCCTGATCCGTTGAGGTGATCACGTGGGCTTTACCGCTGTCCACCATCTTGCGCGCCCACTCCTGCTCATCCACGAGGGACCGGAGCAGGAGGACATACTTCCCCTGCTCACTAGCTACTCGGGCCTGCATCTTGGCGCCGGAAGTCCGTGATGCCTCGATGACTACACTCGCCTTGCTGATGCCGGAAGTGACATGATTCCGTCGGGGGAAGGTATCGCGGCCTGGCGATCGGGACGGCCAGAACTGCGAGATAAGTGCTCCGTTCTGTGCTACTTCCTCGGCGAGGCCGACATTTTCCTTGGGATAGCATCGGGTGATGCCAGTCCCAATTACGGCGATTGTCCGCTTTCCTAGGCGGAGCGCTTCTCGATGAGCAGCAGTGTCAACGCCTCGCGCAAGCCCTGAAGCGATGGTGTAGCCACTTGCTCCCAATTCTCGGGACATGCGAGCAGCGCGTGCTAGGCCGATATCGGTTGCATCGCGGGTGCCGACCACCGCTACGGACTTTTGATCCATGCTTGAGGATAGATCTCCTCGGTAAAACAGGAATGGCGGGAGGTCGTGAAGACCCCTCAGGTTTTCCGGGTAATGTTCATCCAGAACCGTGACGAGACTGGCGCCTACCTTGGCTGCCAGGTTCAGTTCTTCTTGGACGCGAGACTCGGCATCGGCGGGGTCCAGGCGGAGGCCTGCTCGGAGTACCGGGAGCGAGCGGCGTGCGGCTTGTGACTCTTCAGGAATTTCTCCACCACAGAGTGAATCCAAATTTCCGGAGAGTGCGCACCGTGCGATCAATGACCAATCAACGCTTGCTCCATCTATGCGAATGGAGCAAAGCATTAGAAGCCTCAGCTGGGCGTCATTGATCATTTCCTTCTCCTTCTACTCAGCGATCAATGTTCGAAGGACGTGCGTGTTCCTGGGGCGAGACTAGCGGGTAACTCCGACAGCCACGAGGCTACTGGAGCCTGGGCCTGCGACACGTGGTTTCATCGCGTCTGTCCTGCCAAAGTGTCTTGGGGCATGGCAGTTGAGCTGCCAGGGCGAGGCCATGAAGCCGCCCCGCCCCGGCGCTACCGC
This genomic window from Streptomyces sp. TLI_235 contains:
- a CDS encoding DNA topoisomerase I: MSPSSETAHGKRLVIVESPAKAKTIKGYLGPGYIVEASVGHIRDLPGTAAEVPDRYTGEVRRLGVDVDHDFAPIYVVNPDKKSQVTKLKSLLAESDELFLATDEDREGEAIAWHLQQVLKPKVPVHRMVFHEITKDAIQEAVRNPRDLNQRLVDAQETRRILDRLYGYEVSPVLWKKVMPKLSAGRVQSVATRLIVERERERIAFRSASYWDLVGTFSTGRTAADAANPENFGARLVAVDGKRIATGRDFGPDGRLRDTAQAANTLHLDEQAARALAAALEQTAFAVRSVESKPYRRSPYAPFRTTTLQQEASRKLGFGAKRTMQVAQKLYENGFITYMRTDSTTLSETAVTAARAQVTQLYGADYLPDAPRVYASKVKNAQEAHEAIRPSGDRFRTPAETGLSGDDFRLYELIWMRTVASQMKDAVGQSVTVRVGGRSADGRDAEFSASGKIITFHGFLKAYVEGADDPNAELDDRERRLPRVAEGDPLAAERLTPEGHATKPPARYTEASLVKELEDREIGRPSTYASIIDTIINRKYVFKKGTALVPSFLSFAVVNLLEKHFGRLVDYDFTAKMEDDLDRIAAGQAESVPWLKRFYFGEVAGTAAGSAAEAGNGDGDHLGGLKELVTDLGAIDAREISSFPLSDEITLRVGRYGPYVEKAAAVEGEPGQRADVPDDLPPDELTVELAEELLAKPSGERVLGTDPEGGHPLVAKDGRYGPYVTEVLPEGTPKTGKNAVKPRTASLFKTMSLDTVTLEDALRLLSLPRVVGTDPEGNEITAQNGRYGPYLKRGTDSRSLTDEDQLFTITLDEALVIYAQPKLRGRAAAAAPLKELGTDPVSERPVVVKDGRFGPYVTDGETNATLRKDDDVETITPERGYELLAEKRARGPVKKTAKKAPAKKVAAKKTTAKKTAVRKTAAAKTTAAKTTATKTAAKKTAAKKAAAPAPDED
- a CDS encoding thymidylate kinase, with protein sequence MTSEEQTTGPSPAPPDRPEVSPAGTPGERARALLRLRPYRRLWTAQLVGGTADRLALLVLVPLTVVAAALGGQFGDGYRAFALAVAAVFTARMLATVLFGAALLGPVHTLVGEKLDRRWVLVGADVLRAVLIGVAAWWSTWMPGTATWLLLGTVFLTGAAERVWAIAKAAAVPGLLPPADPYAPAERRKPSPASLDAVRTVDDRTGWGTVPLAATALIVFTLLNNVLAALGTDWLRGHQATSAAVGAALLFAASAVLLFLQELPAGPGAAPHSPLQGLRAPVDVTPGKALSKGRTGSAPYFTFAVAAAYASMAGVASLGLLTALEHRAGPIGYGLVVLAAGLAPAVGVRLTRATLPAFSRRRLLTLALLVEGVALILAGLVLDFVLVLLLTVLAGVAAGLTVSVGRTLLAQEVEEARLPKVTEHLYAVLRAVVGSALIAVPLIAAAYGEVTLGRVEPGSFTFIHDGAALAVSTAGLLTLVLAAVVLLRTDDRRGVTRFSKELFQAVRGGTEPAPHRTTGTGFFIALEGGDGAGKSTQAQALAEWIRAKGHEVVLTREPGGSPVGQRLRGLVLDVGNTGLSHRAEALIYAADRAEHVENVIRPALARGAVVITDRYMDSSIAYQGAGRDLAATEIARISRWATGGLVPDLTVVLDVDPAAARERFTEALDRLESEPTEFHARVRAGFLALAAADPARYLIVDAGQQPAQVTTAIRHRLDRELPLSDQEKAARVEQDRLAREAAERRAAEEARLKAEAEEAERKRQALLEELRAEQAEKERLAKLEAERAAAEEARKAAEAARLRAEAEAKELAEAEAHRRAAEEARLKVEAAERERREAEAAAQAEIQRQRELQRAEQRRRAEEALQRAEEARLKAETEAAAASAAASAAVTAELPQVAPAGDGETTREIPEPERRAAVRAAEENGSADLTAVLPTVPAVDETAVLPKAERADFRKAPQVDETAVLPKADETAVLPKAERADFRKAPLPDETAVLPKAGPAGVDPVPPGLWREESSPETTRELTPVDRPRPSWAEETPMDDLPSLTDSLLGSRDQWSQWEPDEDEDGGEGPDRRGWGRKRRRD